The genomic window CTTGTTTTAAAAGGCCTTTATGTTTTAACTTGTCATTATTTGTAATGTCACCTGCAGTTTCTTCTACTTTACCTACCGCTTTGTCAACTTTACCTGTATCAGTCATATTAAATTCCTCCTATTTCTATTGATGTATCTTAACTATATATCAAAATACCTAAAAAATTCAAATGAAAGCCTTTCATAAACACGTTTTGTTATAATAAAAGGTGTTTAAAAAAATAGAGATTTCTTATTAAATTTTTGTTATAATTAAGCAGCGTTAAAAAAATAACATATATGGAGGTTTTTATGAAAAAAAGAGTTGTTAAAATGGTGATGTTGTTTATCATGGGAGTAAGTCTTGTTGGATGTACAGGTAAAACAGCAGACGAGTTCGTGGGAAGAATGGAGTCAGTTAATAATAAGAAACATAATGACATGACAATGGATATTAGTTTATCTGATATAGAAGTGACGACAGAAAACAGTAAAAATCCAATGGTAAACATGTTAGTCACTCAATTAAAAGAAACTAAGATAAGTATTCATAATATGAGGGATAGTAAAGAGGATAGTTTGGTTGAAACAAACGTCCAATTTGATTTAATGGGAATGAGTATTCCTATGTCTTTGGTAGGCTCAGTGAAAAAAACACCTAAAATGTATTTATCAACTGATAGTTTATCTTCGATTATGGAAATCGTTCAAAGTATATCAGGAGAAACCTTACCTGTGGATCAAGAGACATTAAATTCTTTAAAAGGAAAATACATTGATATTTCAGATTTATCAGAAAATCAAAATAAGACAAATACATTAACTGACTTAGGAAAAGAGTTGTCGGTAAATGAGAAGTTCAATCAAGCTTATGCAAAAGAGGTCGTTTCTTATATTAAGAGTTTAGATGCTAATACATTTGAAAAAAAAGATAATAAGATTACTCATACGTTTACCTTCGATGAAATAAAAGAAATGATTAAATTAAGTGATAAAGTGATTAAGTCAAATGATGAGTTTAAAACGATGGACACCACAGACTCTAAAACAGTGATCGAGGATTTAGTTAAAGGGTTTAAAGATGTGAGTGTAAAATTAGCTGTTGATACTAAAAAAAATGCCATGGATTTTAAGATAAATATGAAACCAGCAGAAGATGCTAATGCTAGCGGGTTGAAAAAGTTAGTCATGTATATAAAAGTATCTTCAAAATCAAGTAAAGAAACAGTTACTTTACCAAGTAAAGGTCAAATCATTTCCTCTGAAGAAGTAAATAAATTGATTTCTTCAGGACAACAAACAACCAACATATCTGATGAAGAGTTTTCAGATTTTCTTAAAGCAACAAAAGCAGGTAAAGAGAACGGAACCATTACGGAAGAAGTGCAAAAAGAAATATTAGAAGCGTATAAAGGAATTTTAACGGATGAACAGTATAGGCAGTTAGAGGAAGCTTTGAAATAAAAAATGGATTTTCGTCAAACTTGACTTATGAGTAAATATGACAGTGATCACAAATTTATCATCTTTTTTAGTTTAATGACTTTAGTGAGTTGAGCACGAAATCGTGCGAAACAGAAAAACAACGCTTACTGAGCGTGGAAGAAATAGTTTTAGCGTAAAGAAACTCCTTTCGATATACTAAAAAGTGGCTACCAACCGCAATAAGAGTATTGAAAGGAGGTTTCTTATGTCTAATGATGATAAAAGTTTAGCACACACAAGATAGAATTTTAAGTATCATTTAGTATTTACTCCAAAATACAGAAGGAAAGGAATTTATGGGATTTATTAAAGTAAGAAGTACTGTCATAATTCATGAGA from Vagococcus martis includes these protein-coding regions:
- a CDS encoding CsbD family protein, coding for MTDTGKVDKAVGKVEETAGDITNNDKLKHKGLLKQAEGKVKEVSSEIKEKTEEVVDDVKDKFKKHEDKQ